AAATCCCGATCCTCCATATTCTTCAGGGATCATTAATCCTAACCAACCCATCTCTGCGATATTTTTCCAGATTTCATCAGTTATTCCAATTTCATCAGATTCCATTGCTCTAATGAAATCCATAGGACAATTTTCTTCTAAAAAAGCTCTAGATGATTCCTGAAGCATTTTTTGTATTTCTGATAATCCTAAATCCATTTTTTTTCTCTACTTACTGTTAACTTTTAATTTATCTTCCCTAGGAAGTCCTAACCCTCTTGTAGCAATTATATTTTTTTGAATTTCGGTTGTTCCAGCAAAAATAGTATAAGCTGTTACAGTTAGTTGCTGCTTTAGATATTTACCATCAAAAGGAGCAGAAGAGTCAGATAATTGACCGTATAGGCCAGCAAAATCTGTGCCAATTTTAGCAACTTTTTGGGACAATTGAGTTCCTAATATTTTTGCAACTGATCCTTCAATACTTGGAACTTCTCCTTGAGATTGAAGATAAGCAACTTCGTAAGCAACAAGTCTAGCAGCTTCAATATCTAAATCTAGATCTACTAAGGTTTTATTTATATAAGGATCTTGAATTAATGGAACTCCATTACTATCGTTTGTATTCTTGACAAGTTCTACTATCTCTTCAAAATTTCTTCTTGCTGTAGCAGGATATTCTACACCAGATCTTTCAAAATCTAGTAATGTAGCTGCAATATACCAACCTTTATTCAACTCTCCTATTAATGCATCCTTGGGTATTTTTACATCTTCAAAAATCACTTGATTAAAATGATGGCTTCCTGCCATATTAATAATAGGTTTAACTTGGATATTTGCATCTTTAATATTTGCTAAGAAAAAGCTTATCCCTTTATGTTTAGGGGCATCTGGGTCAGTTCTTCCTAGAAAAAATATCCATGAAGCCTTATGAGCCATGGAAGTCCAGACCTTTGTACCATTTACAAGCCAATGATCACCTTTATCTTCTACTTTTAGTTTTAATGAAGCTAGATCTGATCCGGAGTCTGGTTCTGAATAACCTTGGCACCATTGAACTTCTCCATTAGCTATTGGTGGTAAAAATCTCTTTTTTTGTTCTTCTGTTCCATGCACCATCAAAGTTGGACCTAACATTTTAGCTCCAAAACCATCTCTACCAGGCATTCTGTGGTACGACATTTCTTCGTTAAAAATCACTTGCTTCATATAAGAAGCACCTTGACCTCCATACTCTGTTGGCCAGGCCATAGTCAGCCATCCTTTTTTAGCAAGTTTTTTTCTTATTTCTAGGCCATACTCAAATCCATCTGCAGATTCATCAACACCTTGCCAGTCCTTAAAATCTCCTTGTATTTCATCTCGAATCCATGATCTAAGTTCCTGTCGAAAATCTTCATCTTCTTTACTAAATTCATATCTCATAAAAACACCTATTATGTATGTAAATTATATTTTTATTAGTTTATAACTATTTAGATCTTTTTATAGTGCTTAAGTCTATTTATCTTATCTTTTTAAGTATCCAATTTATGAAAAAAAATGGAGCAAAAATTATACTATAAAGTTTTCTTAATCCTACAGATGGTGTTGAACGACCTTTCCATTTGAGGTCACCATCAAAGGAAGATAAAAAAGATCTGTAAGCACTAAATAAAAGAACTATCATTGCAAATGGATAAAGAAAACTTGAAAAAAAACTTAATGAAAATGATTTTGAAGAAATTAAAATAGATCCAAAAATACATGCGATAGATAAAAGAGATAAAGTAAGAAAATTACTTTGTAATTCAATGCCCAAAAAATAAGAAAATAAATTTAAGAAGGGTAGATAAAATAGAATCAATAATCCAAAAAAGGCAAATATAAAAAATAAAATATTATATCTAAATGTTGCAAAAATAGACTTAGCATGACCATCTACAGCTTCTATAGATGATTTATAACCATTAGTTTCTACTATATTAGTTCCATCTAAAACTGACGCTGAAAAACCAAATGTCTTAATTGATCTAGCTAATTCAAAATCATCTAATACTAGTCCTTTAATTTTTTCATGACCACCTATCTTTATATATGCTTCTTTATTAAAAAGTAAAAATTGCCCAAATCCTGCTGCGAATAAACTATATGGCAATTTCTTTGCAATTAACATAGGAACCCAGCATAGAATAAAAAATGAAACCATTATCCAAATTAAGTAATCTGTAAAGTTTAAGATTTTTCTTTTAGGTATTAATGTTAAAAATTCTAAATTATTCTCTTGAATTTCACGAATACCTGATGAAACTGCATATTGACCTAATCTCGTATCAGCATCTATAAATAGTAGATATGAACCTTTAGAAAGCTTAGATAATTGATGACATGCCCAATTTTTCCCTGCCCATTCTTTAGGAAGTATTTCTCCTTTGATAGCAGAAACATTTGAGTATTTGCTGGATAAAAATTTTATTTTATTAAGTGTGTTATCAGTTGAATTATCGTCTATAAGTAAAATTTCAATATTATCATAATCTTGATTTACCAAAGACTCAACACAATCATCAATATTATCTTCCTCGTTTCTACAAGGCACCATGATTGAAATTAATTCTTCTGATTTTGGCTTAAGAGGTTTTGGCTTAGAAAATGAAATTAAATTAAGAAAAGAAACGACAAATGTGTATGAAGAAATTATTGCAATTACTAGAAGTAATTCATCAAAAAAATCAAT
This portion of the Dehalococcoidia bacterium genome encodes:
- a CDS encoding acyl-CoA dehydrogenase family protein, with amino-acid sequence MRYEFSKEDEDFRQELRSWIRDEIQGDFKDWQGVDESADGFEYGLEIRKKLAKKGWLTMAWPTEYGGQGASYMKQVIFNEEMSYHRMPGRDGFGAKMLGPTLMVHGTEEQKKRFLPPIANGEVQWCQGYSEPDSGSDLASLKLKVEDKGDHWLVNGTKVWTSMAHKASWIFFLGRTDPDAPKHKGISFFLANIKDANIQVKPIINMAGSHHFNQVIFEDVKIPKDALIGELNKGWYIAATLLDFERSGVEYPATARRNFEEIVELVKNTNDSNGVPLIQDPYINKTLVDLDLDIEAARLVAYEVAYLQSQGEVPSIEGSVAKILGTQLSQKVAKIGTDFAGLYGQLSDSSAPFDGKYLKQQLTVTAYTIFAGTTEIQKNIIATRGLGLPREDKLKVNSK
- a CDS encoding glycosyltransferase family 2 protein, which codes for MIDFFDELLLVIAIISSYTFVVSFLNLISFSKPKPLKPKSEELISIMVPCRNEEDNIDDCVESLVNQDYDNIEILLIDDNSTDNTLNKIKFLSSKYSNVSAIKGEILPKEWAGKNWACHQLSKLSKGSYLLFIDADTRLGQYAVSSGIREIQENNLEFLTLIPKRKILNFTDYLIWIMVSFFILCWVPMLIAKKLPYSLFAAGFGQFLLFNKEAYIKIGGHEKIKGLVLDDFELARSIKTFGFSASVLDGTNIVETNGYKSSIEAVDGHAKSIFATFRYNILFFIFAFFGLLILFYLPFLNLFSYFLGIELQSNFLTLSLLSIACIFGSILISSKSFSLSFFSSFLYPFAMIVLLFSAYRSFLSSFDGDLKWKGRSTPSVGLRKLYSIIFAPFFFINWILKKIR